The genome window taataatcacGATAGGCAATGATAAGTTTAATGGTCGTCAAATCGTGGCTGTACGATAAGTTATTGTAACTGGATTATTTTCGAAACGTTGGCCATTGTACTATCGTTATATGCAATATTGTTGTATCGGCGCGTACATTTTAAAACTATGCATGTCAAAAGGGTATGAGTAAGATGTAAATACAACGATTTGCGAGAgaaaatctatatttttaaattattgatatttagAGGTACATATTGATATGTGAATCTAAAAACAGTGAGGATCTGTTGTAGATTTAGATTTACTTCAATTTGGCATCTGGGGTAGTAAGGATTATCACTGCCGTGGCAGGAACCGATACTTTCTTGATGTCCTTGACCTTGTATCTATATTCccaacaaacaaacaaatttacaaaattaatatcatcGCAACAATGTTTAATAAACGGATTTTTAAAGCATCAATTTAAAGACAtcgtttctaaaaataatgcagtagaaatttatatataataaaatggaaattaatttaaaagaaagaaatatagtcAAGCAAAGAACTAATTTGATAAGATgtcgaaataaacgtttctaCTTAACAAGGTAGCAAGTAATAggataatttaattagaaaaaaaaaaaagaaaaaaaaaacagtacATGATAGCAGAaacatgaaataattctatggGATTAAGAATTTAACAGGGAACAGAATAACGTGAGAGTCACTTAATCCAACTGCGCTCCTCGGATTTTCATATTACAATCTTGCTTTCATTTTAGGgaacagaaaatatttcaaacgtttcaaGAAAAcgtttaacataaaattgtttaatataaatcagcagtttttcgtattttcttcgAACTTGAGATACCTTTAAACATTAGAAAAGTACAATTGAATCGAAAATGATTAAAGGAACGCAGCAAGGATTAAgtaaatctttttattctcGAATCTCAACAAATTTGAACGATGTTACGTTGCTTATTTAATCAATTACTGTTAAATATGCAATTTCTCTTCAAATAATTGATGACATCTTTCTGTCTCATTCGTTCCCCTTCTaccttttctttatctttttctttcaatttgaaCAACGACGTTACAGCTTGCGAATTATTTCCACTGCTTTTCACATCTTCCACCGTGTtggagaaaggaaggaaactaTGAAACGATACTCGACGCAATTGCATAAATTTGTCATGGCAGCGAAGCaatttagataaataaaattggagAAATTGTACACTCACGTAGAAAGCATAGTAGAATTAGCAGTAGCGTAAAACACATCCAATTTCTTCGGTGCGTTTTGGAATGCTGACAAATCCACTACGTCGTCCTCATCCGAGTAGTTTATTATTGTGTAGACAGATCCATCTTTCTTGGTTTCCCTgaaaaaattatgatattcCATATATACAGTGTATCGTTAAGAAACGAAGGCATTCTTAGTACCATGACTCATCGTATTGCAAACGCCAATGATCGCGATCAAGCAACTGTACGCtattgtacaaaggtacttgTACAGATCAAATGTATcgattaaatgaataaattaaacctcaagaattttatattttataatcatcGAAGCTATGCATGGCAGATTGGCGTTTGCAAACTATTTTGTTATTTGGCAAGCTCTTTGTTCTcagattctttaatttctgAATTATAAGCCTGACGAAGAAGATTCTTAATGTTGCAGAAAGACTTCCGAAGTTAATAGAACCTgtgatatttaaatagtaAATTTTAAGTAGCAAATGTAGTAGTGTACATAGTAAATACTGAAATATATTCTTCTTGTCTTTTAATAGACGACCCAATCGTATAGTCTGGCAATTCTATGAAAATTAGTAAATATTACtgctaattattaattcagcattaattacaaatcgaccaaaatatttgaacatttataagtaatagtataaataCATACTGCCACGCTATTAATCATAATTTTCTCGCGTTTAGCAATATATTCGACGAGTGAATCGTGATATGAATCGTCGTAGTATCATCTTGATTTACATGTACACTATCCTTACCTGGCAAATGCAAAAACGTTTTCACTCAACAGCTTCGTAGTTAAGTCGGCCTTTTTAAGGTACGGTGACTTCTTCAGCGTTGAGACTTTCTTGTAGAGGGTATAGAACGAGTTCTTGTCCTTCTTTTCGGCAGCCAGATTGACAGTCTTGTAATTATCGTTGACTCTCAGCCAGGTAGTGGAATTCGTGGAGAATCCTGCAGATCGAAATACTTGGTTATAGTTTTTGCGACTattgcttctttttctttttttaatcaattaattgTAGTTAGTTAACCAGAGTTTCTGGAATTGGAGCGAGCTTTTTTGAAATCTCACACGAGGTTTATCTCAAACGTACCAGTATCTGTGATATTTGTACAGACAAAGGATACAATCTACAATTCGCATTTTTCAAAAGATAACATTTCCTCTATCGTATCGTGAGTAATAATTATGCGTTGATGAACAATTACtacattatgtattattattttgttactgTGACAAgatgaaattgattttaaGATAACTGATAGATATAGAATGAAATAGTTTCATCTGTGAGAGTGAAACATGTTATGGCACGATGGAGAAATGATACCTCAAAAAATGATTCGACAAACGTACCAGGgttaaaaatgtgaaaatcgaggctcgtttgaaaatttttttattcgcgTGAAAGTTATATCTTATTGGAAACTCACCGGCAGAAACGGAGTCATCCCATTGGAACGGTGTTCTCGCGGGATCTCTAGACGAAGTATTGTATTTTAGTATACCAGCCAAGCAAGCCTGCGGGTCCTGTGTCTCTTCCCAAGAGATCCAAGTGTCCGACATACCGATTTCGtcaccgttatacgtcacactTACGCCAGGTAACAGAAGCGTCATTACAGTGAGGGCACGAGCTCGTGGTTCTCCTAATTTCGATACCAATCGTCTTTGATCGTGGTTTCCGACCTGCACGCAAAATTTTAAGGtattcaaaaatttaaaatatccatcgttatcttttttttttaaactaacGGTAATCGTATTGAATTGATGATATTTTAGCTTAAACACATATGTTTGGGGATTTTCTGCTTTTCTCCTTGATCGCCTTATTTCTTCCAACAAACGctttttgttgattttcctCGACAtagaaatatcgattttaaGGCTTGAAATTTTAGGTTTCCGATCGAATGCCCGATGCACACACGAGCTCGACAAAAGCTCGATGCGCTCGTGGAATTCGAAGAACGCGAGCGGAAAGAGGCTCGTTTCGTTCTCTTCCAGGCGTTTTGTGGACATTTTTCAAGCTCGTTCACGCGTTGCCTCTGCCGTTCAATCGCGCAGCCTCGAATTCGAAACAGTTAGGTGCTATCAACCATTTTTCCAATCGAACGACGTTCGACCAGTTGCGTGCGTTTGCTTCCAgggtaatttaattttccttcGATTTACAATCACGTCGTTCAACTTCCCGGCAAGCAAATATAGACGAAGAGAAGTGAATCGAGGAAGGCTTtggcgaagaaaattttccAGATCCTCGCCGAGCTTGCAGAAACTAAAATCCACAATTGTATGAGCGCGCGCGTACGTGTGTGTGCGCGAGTGAGTGAGAACACAGAAATGCCAACATGGAAGTTTGTCATCCTGTTACGAATTTTGAAGAGAAGATATTCGAAATTTTGCGAAAAGTGCGATATGAGCGAATATGATAGGagtaaaattattgaaataaaaggagaactagttatagaaataataaacgatataagtgctaaacaaattttaagaaaacaaCTGTTCTAATGAAATTCTTCTTGAAATAATCTAGAAGCGATAGGATACtttcttgtaattttaatgCTACCAtaagatagaattacgattatgAGGGTTAACTAGATTATGATTGAAAAGTACGAatgtatagtatataaatagataatttttCCTGATCGTACAATAGTGTTCCTCGCGTATTCTTCCTCTAAATTTACGAAGGTGGTAAACGCTGTAAGTTTGTTATATTCCAGCCAGACAATCTTTCGGTGGATgaattattttgaaagaaactGCGAACTGTGATAATCCCAGTTGAGAAAATTTGGAACTTCAATactaataattttgataaatttgaaatgataaaatcaCTTAGACATTGATAAAGCGcgtcgaaccatgtagaaattattttgaccgaatgtacaatattttgaagaaactATGTGTGTAAAGTTTTATGGGGACAAATGACAATCTAATAGAATGAATGATAGCGACGATCAagcaatattaattataaatccaatttaaaatttctcttaaatatgttaatcaattttctgaaaatattaGCAACTTACCACCCAGTTAGGAATGCTATCTTTCGGCATGTTCTTCATCCAATTATCAACCACAGATTTTAAGGTTGTTGCGTTCGCTGACGAATTGACGTGTTGAATCAGGTCAAAATTGAAGGGGAAGTCTGTTCCATATTTATAGTACTTCATCGTTGCCGACGTGTTCGCGTATGCCTCGGTGAATATGTATTTTGGTTGTTTAAATTCATTCAAGACGTTTCTCCATCCAGGGATTAATTCGTAATCTTTTTGCAGATGCATGGTATATATCCTATCGGTATAGTCAGGGCTAGAAGAATCGTTGGTTTTACCTGACAACGGTTCATCTGGGAAGTTCATGTCCTCGGCAATAAATGGCAAGGCATCTACTCTGAAACCATCGATGCCTTTCTTCAACCAATATCTCAAAATTTCCTGTAATATATCAATAAGCACAGAGTTAGATCATGTTATTTGAGAAATATATCATTGGAAATAGTGTTTTTACGTATCTAAGaacgaaaatattattatatatatatatatatatatgttaatcttaaatattattacgtgttgagataatatatatattatgcatGTAGATCACAGATAAAAATCATGATAAAtcatatttctaatttctacaTTGTTTTTTATCGTTTGGTCCAGCTACGACGATGAAACTTTTTACGAATTCAAAGTTTTTCCCATCgacgattatattaatgaCCGTGTCGTACTCTTGAAAGCCATATAGTCCGCCGAATTGTTTCAGCGAAACGATTACGTTGAGCCAGAGAAAAAGACGAAAACAAATTGGCGTAAAAGAGAAATACGAACCGAACGAATGTTCCTTATCCGTGGAAAGTGCTTTTAGAAGCATAAGATGATGATTGTTTTACAGAAACGTGTCCTCTTGGAAATAAATCTGCTTTATAAAAATCGACTGTATACGTATGTCGAAGCTACGATCGTATTCAGCTACGTAAAAGATtctaatataaagaaataaaattctttttatttagtaaattCTGTAAATTTCCCAACgcgagaaattaaataagtCAGGTTCTGAATTGACAGGTACACGTGCTTACCATCCGATAATTCGATtgatttcgttcgtttctatCTTTGTACCAATACATTTCCCTTggtatacttttattatttccgaTTCACATGACTATTCATGAATTCAAGTCTCTAcacgttatattctgttacTTCTATGTTCGTATGTACGTTCGGTACTTTGGTAAATTTGTACTCGTAACGTTTCTATAACAAAGATGTCGGGTTCGTTAGATTTCCGCGCTAAAATGTCAATATCGTACTGTTGGACTCTACAGGTAATCGTAGGTGAAAGATATAGTAACGTACGGTTGATTCGTATTAGTCAATGGTCGCGAGAAATACGTCGATATCCGAAAGATTTCGCGGCGAAATTGGCCACGAGTACTTCTATTATAGATTGCCATTTATCGAGGCTCTCGCGTAATATTTACGATTGTATCTATCGTTCGTGTttgcttttttattatatcaaacAATTCGGTCATATCGATCTATTAACAAgttaacataaattattttattttcgctaACGTGTATAATTATCTAAAAGTCTTTGAATTTTGAAaggacaaataaataatttcatgtacGAAAGCTCAACTATAAATCCGTACGTCTGAAGCTAATAAGGATAAACGAGATTacactgtaataaatattatttcttattcgaATATCATAAAtgatcaatttttcatttaattacagATGACtgatattcgaaatattttttagagcATAGTTGAAAAACCTAACTGTATAATGTTCTTATGTGCATTCTACAACTTCTTTCTCGCAATCGCGCCGTGTTTCTCCCTTCGGTTCATTTAAATTCGATGAAGCAAGTACCAGGTATCCCTCGATTTCGCATGTTTTAAGCCATGGTCGTTCAAACCCGACATAGGTATAACATTCGCAACCgtagatttatattttgctGGATAGTGGAACGAGCGGCTACAGCCCTACTTGAATTTCAACCGTGGCTGACTGAATTTAACCGACCGTGTTTTCGCGATGTCCGTCGAATTTCATCGAACGAATTTGCGcccattaaaattcaaatttaccGCGGAATTCCGAAAAAAAGTCACGAGACATCGCCGGAATCCTGGATGGATTCGGATCGATCGTGGATTCCATGCcaagttcaaatatttttccaaagaTTTTCTGACGTTTCATTCATGAAAGTAACGAATACTAAAGTGGCAGTCGTTGAGGTATAAACGACTCATGAAGCTAATTAGAGCAATTGCCACATTACCTACGTGTATTATGCGAAGCTGTTTGAAATTCGATTAGCAATACGATGGAACACGACTATTGTGACGACTATGTACTTTTCAAACGATACTCACATGCATTTCCTGTACCACTTGTGGATTATAGAAGTCAAGATCAGGTTGTTCCTTTGTGAATTGGTGCAGATAATACGCCTTACGTTCATCTCGCCATGTCCACATTGATCCACCGAAAATGGACACCTGCGCGAGAATATATGTTTGTAAATTTGCATAGAGGATGAACAAAGATTGCATAAGCTTTTACCACGTTGTGTCGAAACGGAtgcttaaaaaattgtttaattaagttaaattaagtgtaaaaagtaattgaaatttttcggaCAACGCCGTGAACATCATAGTCTTCAGCTGTGATGCGAGCTTGCCTTTTTCAGAAcatgaaattacatttttaaacaaagATGGAATTCTAAATGTCATACTTGACGAAATTTCCGAATCGCATTTTGAAAGTagaacgaattaaaaattctggaaatttcgttcaaaattacgttcgaaaaatattcattccTAATTTCGAACGATGTTACTTCCGGTTCAAAGCAATTGTGACTATTATCGTTAAAACGATACGCAAAATgtcagaaatatatatgtacatagatGAAATGTATCGAAACGCTGcgtaatttattcaaaaaacGTGAAAGTAATTACGATATCGCtgaatgaatattttgtttataacaATATCATCTTgctcgctaaataatttgaagtAATGAAAGATACTGCGCAGTGAAAGTCATTGGTCAATGTGAAACATGTCAAAGGTcaatattacttttaaaattgttacagTGATAGATCAGTGGCATTGCACGATCGTAACGAACGTTATCGTGAACttatcgttaaaattaattatcgtaaaGTTGATCGTTCGAAAGTAACTGAATATTTATGCCATTGAAGTTTCAAATGCCCAACAAAAGAAAGATTTAATTGTCAGTTTCAATTTCTACGTTGTTTGACTATTTTTCTCTCGAAGCGAGACACGGCCATTGAATTTCATAACTGCAAGTAACAACGATGCCAATCGATTTGTATCAGTTTTGGTTGTTGTTGAACGATCTTTTCCGATCGATAACGACAGAATAGAAACGACCGATGGTTTACATTTACAGTTTACATTACATTCTGCGTTTACAAGCGAAgaagaaatgtaaatttcgacgaaaaaagcaTCGTTTAGGCGATGAAAGGATATAAACAGATCTTTTCACGAGGAAATAACGAGCAACGCGTATGTGCAAAAATTTCTGCAGGCTATCGCCGCGCAACAttgttttgatattttacCATTTCTGTTCCGAGGTTCTTGATATGCAGTATactatttcatattcttcgCCTACTACGAGTCTACCATAAATCGTGAAATCTTTGGAAAAGTTTTGATACAAACTTACGAAATTGTCGGCCATCATTTCTACTGTCACTTCTACTTCCATTTTTCTCTGCCTTCTCAAGATCATTTATATTCAGCTATTCGAAAACTTCTTTACGTTTTTGACAGTGAATATATTCTACGCTGTATTTAATAGAATCGAAAGAGAATTAATCATtacgaatttttatcaaatatcaaaatattaattttaatcaaatagtACTTTTGATTAGATTCTGCAATTGATTAATTAGAAATGTTTCGTTTAGTCTTTAATGGCACAATCAATTTCACTATGAAGTTTCCGAACAACCAAATAATATCAAGGTTTCTTCTCaatgaaattgttaaaaagtaattatcCTCTAACTTTAATGGATCGTGACAAGACATTCTCGCATCGTGAAGTCCAtttctaaatgaaattataacatattttcaCCTCTGTTGAAAGCATCGAATGACTAGACTCTATCTCAAACTTTTATCGAGTGCACTTCATTCCTAATCGTAAGAAACCCTGGAGATCGGTAAAACTTTTCAACCAAGAAGGCACGaaggtatttttttatacctttttatatatatcttgtCCCTTACAGTTACTAACATTGCTgacattctttttataattcttcgCTACACGAATCATACAAAAGGTCTCATGAATATTATTTGCGTATCGACGACTGTTTCgcgtgaaaatatttcgacCGCGCCAATTAACGGAAAATGCGACgtagaaaaattcgaaaactCGCTTCActgtttttctattaaaatagtaTTAGGTAACTGTTTATGGACATTGGGCGACTATACAAACGAGATACGTCGGAAcgtgaaatatgtaaatactggcgatttaatttttttcgagTAATTAAAGCGGCTCGAGCATCGAGCAAGGAATACCGGCAGTTGTATTTCACGAGGTCTTCTAATGTAAATTACGAGCGCAAAGGTGAGtcttaaattgaaaaatctggAACGACGGATGTGTTTAAAATTCAACGGGTTGCATATCATTATGataataagaattaaaaaaaaccaGATGGTACATAATGATAGACAATATTACTATTCGCAGTGGTTATAAATAACTTTACTATGGCACTATCACAGAACagtaatattcaaataaaatgtgCGTGTTGCCTATTCGAACCATCGTAGTTCTTGAGGGTTGAAGAACgttttttaagtaatttaaatGATACTTACCCAATTGGATGGCGGGACACGGGTGCCATTTTCCAATACTTTTCCTGGATGCCAGATATAATAATCACTGTAAGGCTTAATTCCCTTCAAACTCTTCTGGAACCATTCGTGCTGGTCCGACGTATGGTTCGGGACGAAATCCAGTAAAACCTTTATACCCACTTTGTGCGCTTCTCGGATCAGGTCTTCCAAATCTTTTATCGTACCAAATGTGGGGTAGATGTTTCGGAAATCTGAGATATCGTAGCCGAAATCTACCATAGGGCTGCTAAAAATGGGTGATAACCAAATTATGTCAATGTTCGCATCGACCAGATGATTCAACTTCTGTATGACACCTGTAACAGAAAATATCTCGTTTTCTTAGTCGAATTCTTTCGACGAATAAATTATCTTCGAAAAGAAGACAATTTGATCGAAATGtgtgtttttaaataaatttgattgaATTATTAACGCACGCAACGATAAATCTGCTACCGTTTTCAAGTTCCTTGCACAGAAATGCTTGGTACCTTttacgaaaattatttaatttcaagtttTCTGGAAAGAATTATAAAAGCTATAAGCAAGAAAGTTTCCTCGAGCAGAATTGTTTATAGGTAATATACATAGAGATCAATTTCTAATGTTTCCGCAATTCAAGTTAACGTTTGAAACGTGACATTCGTTAAATGAAACGTTGGAAAAATGAAGACTCCACATATCATTTAAGCAGAATGTTTTAGTAACTTTAGGACATTGCTCTTAAGAAACAAGGAAAATTTAATGAGGATACTTATTAATAACTCAGGTATTACTGATTTCTTTTCGTGTATAAGTAAACATCTTCCATGCTTTTACATTATTTCTCTCTTGATTCTTCTTTTCTAACAAACTCTCGACTCTTTTACTGTACAAACCTACATCCTTCTGGTCTTGTTATCTGACAGTTGCTCGTTATCAGTGTAGCTTATTTTCCTTTGGAAGATTTTTATCtcaagaaaatattgtaacaagAAACATTTCAGTCTACATTTATAATCGTTATTGCTGGTTAAAAGGGATCTTAGACATACTGAAACAAATTTATCTCAAGTTTAAGTtacaataaaatgtttttaaactTTGTGAAAACAATGTAAATTACTCGGATATGTAGAATAAGAAGTTGAGcattgtagaaaaatataatacgatatatcGAATGTTCGACATCGAGAATGTCATCTATTCGGCAAGGTTTATCGATTCTTTCAGTTCTTATCTATCGCCTCGTGAATTGAAAATTAACCCAAATATGCCTGAATTCTTCGATGATTTTCAATCATTATCCTTTTCTCTTCATTTGTAATCTAAATTCGATATGTctattaaattctattcttgATGTTAAtcacttttgaaattttttttacgtCATTAAATTCTTCATTTGATAGCAATAGACtttttcttgaaataataTCTTCGTTGAATTATCAGGACCAGCTTAAACATCGTGACAACCAATTCGTCGACCACcgcgtataataaaaataaatagaataaaaaattaacgcAGAAAAATATACGTCGAAGTTTCATACATGTAACAtttcatttagaaaaataaaaagagaacgtGTTCGTTAAATTTCAACTAACGGgaacttgaaaattattttccaatgacGTTGCTTGCGACATGAAGTCACAGAGGTGTAAATCTTTCGTAATGGCTCGAGCATTACAAAAAGGCTGAAACTCTTTTCCGGAACACGTCGCTCTTAAGCCGCGTCAAAGCGACCAGAAGAGGCGAACGCAACGGAAGTTccgttaaaatttattttcgcgTTTAAGCGACATTAATTTCTTCCGCAGAGTTCACCACGTGCGATTGTCGCGCTtcactttcctttttctcggcTAACGTTTGCGTTTTTAGATTTCCTTGTTAATTACATCCGTACCGTGCTTGCCTTTGTTCGTTGTGGTTACATAATCGCGCAAACAAATCGGAAGACGAcgcgaaaaagaaaagcaatTACACATCTGTTTACGAGCCGTGACACCGATGTGGATCAACCGCGTAACAAACGTTTCGCGTTCAATTATCCTTTGTAACTAGCAGTACATTATCTGAGTAAAAAATCATTTCCTACGATTACAACAGTTAGATTTCATTTTCCCTTCGGTAgactgtattattttattactatagtaaaaataaaagttcaaTAAATCGAAActttttgagaaaataaattactagtaaatattattaattaatttcacaaattctaccttataaaattatatatatcgaaCAGATGATACTTATTATGTGACCACAAATTTTCAATAGATATTAtctatacataataaaatgattGACGTATACTTGATTATGattatatacgtaataataaacgGTTTTCCAAACTCttctaatatattcataattacgtattaacatCGAGTAATAATAAGTTGGCGAGAGATAGAAAGGaattttcacttttttaaatatacaacgATGCACCGAGACAGTACCACTGTACTCAT of Bombus fervidus isolate BK054 chromosome 1, iyBomFerv1, whole genome shotgun sequence contains these proteins:
- the Hbg3 gene encoding alpha-glucosidase; this translates as MRALIAFCLTALPLVASYTWTPTEKYVSNSLASASVYQIYPRSFKDSNGDGVGDLRGVIQKLNHLVDANIDIIWLSPIFSSPMVDFGYDISDFRNIYPTFGTIKDLEDLIREAHKVGIKVLLDFVPNHTSDQHEWFQKSLKGIKPYSDYYIWHPGKVLENGTRVPPSNWVSIFGGSMWTWRDERKAYYLHQFTKEQPDLDFYNPQVVQEMHEILRYWLKKGIDGFRVDALPFIAEDMNFPDEPLSGKTNDSSSPDYTDRIYTMHLQKDYELIPGWRNVLNEFKQPKYIFTEAYANTSATMKYYKYGTDFPFNFDLIQHVNSSANATTLKSVVDNWMKNMPKDSIPNWVVGNHDQRRLVSKLGEPRARALTVMTLLLPGVSVTYNGDEIGMSDTWISWEETQDPQACLAGILKYNTSSRDPARTPFQWDDSVSAGFSTNSTTWLRVNDNYKTVNLAAEKKDKNSFYTLYKKVSTLKKSPYLKKADLTTKLLSENVFAFARETKKDGSVYTIINYSDEDDVVDLSAFQNAPKKLDVFYATANSTMLSTYKVKDIKKVSVPATAVIILTTPDAKLK